A region of the Parasteatoda tepidariorum isolate YZ-2023 chromosome 7, CAS_Ptep_4.0, whole genome shotgun sequence genome:
taaatttttcTCCGTATACTATTTCGCAAACAAGCAGTTAATAAGTTATAGTTGATTTATGatgaattacatttattttttgtaccatattttatacaaaattgtgtacaatttattcaatttaagtaattatcaaaaaatcttTGCGGGAAAGTGTAGAAAAGTTGTTGCCAAGAAATAATTGGAATACTTACTCTTTcgtaataaacattaaaaaaactttatagcaacctaatattaaattaaaggatAAAACTTGTAATAATTGTAACGTAGGTAAAATTTTAGGTGCGAATTTCATACAAATGTATGCGGAAATTAAGCCTGTGTTgctataaataaagtaaaatattttggaagcaattttgattttaaagtatgtaagaAACAAACTGATTACAAAGCAATTATGGGAATTTACAAGAGGAGGTGAGCAAGGGGCGAAAttcctgattaaaaaaaatatttcacagccgctttcaaaactagaaaaaaaaatttgtgttttcaaatacagaaaaacattttctctaTTGTAGTCTCACTTTCgtattcttttgtattttactcTATTGTACGtcaatattttggaaatttttatctaatttgtaTCAATGTCCTAAAAAAGATGATTATGCTTAAATGTTTCAAGTCTTATAAACATTGGAATCTAAGTATCAACGTTAATGGACTGGAATATACAGTCGTTTCAGTTtgtaattacagtttttattaacgaagataaaaaaaaaagtaacttggACTTGCATTATGTTACGCTTCAGTTTTAAAAAgccaaaattcaaatattagattttttctcaaaatatattttataaaaatcattaaaacgaagtaaaagtatttcttaaaaaattatagaaaaataaaaaataaaaatataataacggAACCCATTCTGGTGACATTTAACTGACttaaagtatcttttttttctctcgaagaatgtttaatgttaaatatgatTCACCTTTAAcacaattatcttaaaatcttttataaaacaagttacaaattttctaattatagaGGATAAATAATGCATCATCATAAAAGATCAATTTATGTTCATAGGGTGacattaaatcaatattacCAAACATTAATGATGCAAAAGTTTCTAACGGACAACacctgtttcaaaaatatttaaaatgattaattatgaaACTGTTTAATGATCATTGAtgtaagtcttttttttaaatttaaggtaaGCAGATCAAAAGCATACACCGATACACCAATGTctttaaatcatatatatatatatatatatatttatatatatattttcctttcaattttcGGCAATGTAAGATGCAAtatgtaaatgtatttattgtaaattcttAATTGCACACAGTAAGCAGATAGTTTAAAGATATGTcattaactatttctttttatcgaGGTTTATAGAATGTCCCATAAAtggaaaatgatttcaaaagtCAAGAAAACCAGAAGAAATAGAAATGCACTGTTTGATGCATTCTGATAAGAATTACATTATCTATTATTATCAATGAGGTTCAAaaactagtttcaaaattaattgcaaaaatcgTCAACAAATACCGTTgttggttaaaaatatatatataaaaaaaacgttttcttaTATCAGATCATTCCAACTAAGATATTTTCCTGGAGGTTAATGTTTACCACGTAATTATTAGAaggctatttaaaaaaacattcatagaTTTTTTCCAACTACCAGTGCCATCTGTAGTCAAAATTTGCAATCAATTTCGAAATTAGTTTAAGATAAAACTTTGTTTCTTATGAAAAACGCCACTCTTTTCTATTTCCTTCcgttttgcttaaatatttttttcttaaaaaatcaccgatttcttttaagaaaaacagcAAGAgtctgtaattaaaatttttttaaatttatttttgaagtttctcgttttatttaaattacttaagatTAGAAATTgttctcatttttttcaatttgcaaaatgaatttACCTTTTTATTTGCGTTGTggtgtataatttaaatataatttgtccATAAAACGGATACTTAGAAATTCCTCTTTACTGTGTCGTgtcaaaactttcttaaaattacaaactaCCAAAAAGTTTGCAGCATGTTCATTATATCACCCAAattctttgcaaatttttgtgtttcctTCATTCAACAAAAACTAAAACACGATGAAAATAAACCCCGTATTAAGAATAAAGTTAGAATTTTGCAATTTGTCATGATGGAAAGTACggatattcatttcattaattaactAGTTTTCCAGAGAATTTCAtgcatatttttgcataaaaaattagtaatttgaaaaaaattaatttggaatataaaattatgaattatatgtttattcatttcgcataaaagcattttaaagtttatttcactttatattatataaagctttttatatttgaattctaCTAAAAGTCTGTATcccttgttttaaattttgtataaaactgTTAGATTGTTGACTTAATTTCAAgtgtttttttgtgtttttccctaattaaaattttaaaaaaaatattaaatgaaggaaaaaatttgaactaaaaaattaattattgcatgCGGGATTACATAATTAATTGAGCTATACTTGATTTATATTTAACGTtataaagttaaactttttcaaagtaaatgtaATAGATACTatcaaattaattgtttttttccttcttaatgaAAGCTACTAAAGCCTGAAACATCATtaacatgtttatttgaaatttgagatTAGTAAcagttacttttaaattgttatatgtttttattattatgtactttattatcgtgtattttattatctatttgttttatttatcatttcatattaaattatttataagagcAAAAACAGAAGAATTGGAatggtgaaaaaatatatatttagctaAAAGCAACGATTGTATCAAATAAAGTGATGTTTGTGTCAAAGATAGTTCGTCTCTAAATAAACGATGGAACTGAAAGATTTCAAATGAACGGATGAAATATATATGTCAGAAAAATATCTATCTGTTCTTCTAGTGTTCCTCTGGCAATctgtttttgtttcagaaatgcGAAACTGCCGCAACAAAAGTAGAGCTttgtacaaaaaagaaaaagaatataattcgaaactgatatataaatatatagatatctattttaaattcacgACATTACCGTGAATTTAAAATCACTACATTTAGATgcaattgaaatgaatttaaaataggtacataaaaataattatgtttaactaactttcacaaaaaaatttaatgaagtagTAAAAgtttgaggaaatttttttttctttcatttttgtttttataattatttgctgattaatttctttacattaccaaattttttaagttttgttgaaAATGACTTGAAATATAATACCTGATTTTCTCACAGAtttctacactgttagaaatatactaactacagatatttttttatttgagaatcaaaaaaatcagaacgcataatgaaaataaaataaaataaaataaaaaaaatacaaagtaggTTTCTATctattgagaatatttttgtgcattttttaccTATATTTAGTTGGTGTGAATAAAAATCCAGTAATTACCAAAAGTGCATAGGAGTAAATGAGAAACATTCCCAAATACTGAAACATATTATACTTGTAGAACTCGATAGTATTagagtaatttattaatttttataacagacAAAAAGTGTTTCTCTGCAGATATTGTTCACTATAACTGCGAAAGTTTTCGATGAAAGTTGGTTAATTGATAAAGGTAATAAACTGAAGCTGTTAATGAAAATGAACTTGACTCTTCAAAATTAACCTACATATTTACGATTCCAAGTAGGGttataaaaaatgtcatatAACTTTATTAGTCTCTGGAGTAacatttttcctaatttataattgaaatagagTTGAAACAAttaggataaaaatatttaatcgttaatatttctaatgtcgcataaaatatttttaatttggaaaaacacTGCTGTTTAAGGTCAGAATAGTATTGGACAGAACATTTTAACCCTTActcacaatttttgaaataatttacctAGAAGGATTGAGTGATCTTCAGGATCTGTTACATAAATATTCTCAgcgtttaatataaatattttgccaaatatCTATTTAAACTCATAAACGagtttagtgaaaataatttataaaataaaactttgaaatatagGACCAAATACGAGATTTTGATGGgcatcaatgtttttaatttcaagatattatatatgtttttgaaaacattaatattttattctgattaaatataatatatttgagatattgtttaaaatgtattgtgtatttttcatgattaaaaatgtatgatttgtttctcatcatattttgtttactttttatgctttcttaaatgttaTTCGCAAATACTGTGTTATGGGAAATACAGTatggattatatatatatatatatttgttaaataaaacataatattttgaaattgaatattttgttataaaaaatactacttatcgcagaaagaaattaaaagaaacatgaatGAAATTTCGGGCACTTCATATGACAAAAGTGGAAtacaaatattaagtttttagttttcatcTTAAGAACAAGCTTGAAATGATCTCGCTtgacaaatgaaaattattaattttttaaaaaaaaaatattttgtaactaagTAGGGGAGATTTTGGACATGGGGTTACAGTgcagattttgaataactgtcttatttatatgttaaattttcaCTGTGAGGGTCCGCagatttgaaaagatttatgtgcactttcttgtttaatttcattatcacctggtacatttagtaaaatttcttaacataTGATTTTTATGGTGCAAAAGCAACGTTCTAATATTaacgtattttatttatcagattTTCCAAAAGAGgtaataatatgttataaattatactgtttttacaaattttgatttaactttttccctgtatgcttttattttaccaaCATTACGCAGaagcaaatttaagttttcttgaAGTCAGTATACAGGTAACATGTCCCCACTAACCCCATTTCCCTTCTAATGGGAGAAATCTGGATTGATTACAAATGTAACGCATTTGATGTTACAGTAGAGTCTCGAAAGTTCGAGTCTCAGAAGTCCGAGGTTCCGCTTAATTCGAGGTGCCAAATTTTCCCCCTAGCAACCAAAAGCGTAGCAAAGGTACTCCTATAAGTAGCCCTATTCTTCAGGAAAAAGCTGTGTTTTTCAGAAATCAGTTCAAAGAAGGAGAAGAAGATTTCGCAGCAAGCGTTGGTTGGTTAGACCGTTGGAAAAAACGATATGGTGTGCGTCAACTAAATATTTGCAGTGAAATACTCTCGGCAGATACGTCAGCTGTGCAGGCATTTCAAAAACGGATTGAAGACATTATATTGACGGAAAAGCTCACACCTGACCAGTTATATAACTGTGACGAAACAGGTTTGAACTTTAAGATGTTGCCCTCAAAATCCCTTGCTTCTAAAGAGGAAAATTCAGCTCCAGCTCACAAAAAACGGAAGGAACGATTAACCATTTTAGCATGCACCAATGCATCTGgaaatcataaaatgaaactGACTGTGATTGGGAAATCTGCCAAACCTAGAgccttaaaaaacatcactaAAGAAGCCTTACCAGTACATTACCCAAATCAGAAAAGTGCATGGATGAAtcgagaaattttcaaacaatggtTTTCAGAACATTTTGTTCCAGAAACACGGAaggcattgggaaaaaaaaatttgccttgcaaagcaattttgtttttagataacGCTCCATCTCATCCCTTAAAACATGTAGAACAGCAAACTGAAGCCACCCCTGCTTTTGAAGCGTTGGCTGACTATCTCATCAACAAAGAGAAGTAATATActgaagcaacaaaaaattgagaatttttttaaattgtaaagaatattttacgtcattaTACTAAAGAATAAAGGATTTTAAGGATTTAAAGAATAAAGGATAAtatgatcattttatttaatttcatttgtagttattaaaaattttctactttttcggAAAATCCGAGTTTTCAGTAATCCGAGGTAGTGTCAGCCCCAATTACCTCTGATTTTCGAAACTCTActgtatttaatttctaaattagaaaaattctgCAGAACAACAAGTTCTTCTTTACAAATAGGAGTTTTAAtctcaatgaaaaattttgcatgaaCCCTTAATTTGCCTAATTTACCTTGAAACCTCTTGATTTACTCGACACcttattaatctatttttttcaggttttgtaaacaaaactataatagatgttttatcaagtttattaattgaagaaattcaatatcgatgaattaaaattaaaaacttagttCTTACTATATAGTTATCTTTGTcatatattaaactaaaacattACATTATTGCCGTCTTCTGCCAACCGAATTGTTTAAACTGCCTCGATGAAAGAAATATCATGAATCCATGTATtctgtatgttttatttaagcataaaactaaaatttgtaattaagattgattaaaaattggTCTTGTAGTTATCAATGCAACAGCAATAAGTTATCTAAAAAGTATCTCATCCAAAGAAAGCGTAGTAAACGTCACACTTGTGGTTTTCAGAGAAtgtgaaaacttaaaagaaaacaacaaactCATTGtagaaagggaaaaatataaagggaaacaaaagaaaagttctttttcttcaaatagaATCCAAAATACTAAATCTGAGTCAGAGAATCGGAATTTCAATATCAGAGAttgaaactttttgagaaaGTTGAATCAATAAGAGTTTATGACTTAGTGCTaagtaagcattaaaaaaaacactgttgTGAATTATGTTGATAaagtagaagttttttttaaatttggagaaGACAAAGCTTAATTAGGATAAAAAagatggaattattttttctaatctcATATACGGGTGCTGGTCGAACGTCAGTAACTGATAGAATAGTAGGACTGCATCTCAATACATACTTGTTTATATgccaaattttttgataaaacaaaaaaatagtttcaaaattttattaaaatgtgtaaaattgaaTAAGGCTTTTCGTTTACTTATTTGCGCTTAAAACGTCTTTCTAAATATAGTGAAATGACCTATTAGAAATTagcatttcaattaaaacatttgaatgtttattttccaaacaggcttgatttaaaattaatataattttgagttaAGATATATCTATCTCATATACCTTCCTACAAATGACTACTTAACTAAATAATATACCCTGGATTTTAGACTAACCTAAAACCACCATTTGGAGTCAATTTGGAGGgcatgaaaattaatgttttttcaaagtaaatgattttaaatgatgaCTATTGTTGAAAATGCAATTTGTAGGAGtttttagagatttaaaaattttccagtttgtttttattaacacaataacaatattacattattatgcAATATTGTGTAGCAGATAGTTCTTTCGCAAGCGTGCAAGTAAtgcgaaaataaacaaaaggcatgaatgtaaataatatacACTAACACACAACATGTTTAGAAATGTTAAGCTCCATCACTAGTTAAACATTAGAGTAGGCGTATATAGTATATTCACGTGACGTAAAAGTGACAACAAAACattgacaaattattttctaacatttctCACAATTAGTATTCATATCATTTTGCTTCATGTGATGttaaaaggaatataatttttaaattttagggaCGGGATTGAGTTAGTGGGTAGCTGATGCACAAAGTACTAATTTGTAGCTCTTCAACAAACACAAGAATGAATTCGCAATGAGTAATTGGGATGCCAAATGATTCAATCATTAAGGATAGCAATATCAGAAACGTTGTAAAGAAATGCAAGACACTTGAAAGTTGCACCGCATGTAGAATTCCTTAGCATCAATTCTGCTAATCCTACGTGGCATTTCGTATGATTGTAGTAAATGACTGTTTGGCTTCTACTCTGTACTATCATTCGCAAGCACGTTCGCATGAATATTATTCAGAATTAtagtattctttttcttttgcaccCGTATAGtaagtatttagtttttattttacagtgcaAAAGATGAATGTCGTGTCAGATGAGTGACATTGAAATTGgtaggatattttattttatttatacttaaaagcTCTGTaacgtagattttttttaacgaaaaaaattcatcttcaTGTTTTACTGAGGCAAATGACAGTAATTCCGCTGCACCTGGAATTTAGGTATGGTTTCATAATTAGAGTGCTATATTTTTCCTAGGTCGTACTTCATTTGCTTTTTTGTAAACTTACAAATGAAAATGtccattcaaaaaaaatttatttttgggacTTTATATCAGTTGAAATCAAAGTTATGTAGCTTGAACGTCATAtaataaagtttcattattttttacttgattattacacttttcattattattactataactTTTCCCCAACAACTTGTCTAggattataacaaatataactGCTTATAatcagcaaatatattttttcctttcgaCGCAATAACGAAATTATAAGTCAAAAGGAAAGAAGTAGCTTAGTAAATAAAGCTACTTCGGTAATCGAATCTaagatacaataaaattttataaaaactgctGAGAGTGACATTTTTAACACGATGGACcctaatttctttcttaaaattcttattcatAATGTTTGCAgttctgcaaaatttaaaataggcattaaactttagaaatgaacatttttcttatattgGACAAAGTGACCCCTATTAGATGCTTAAGGTGTTtctataatgatttattttactaatcaaCAGAAAGGCATGGAATTTTGATGTAATATACTTAGAAACAATTTAGGAAAATCAAGAAACAATAGCTCCGAAACTTACGtgtattttccaaaatttattaaggaaaaactAAGTAATTTTGTAATTCCAGATAAAGTCAAGAATGCAGATGAAtgtcaaaattattgttaaaaaaacgtctcaagagttaaaattatattgaatatgTTTTTTGGACAAACATGCAAAATATGTCCGCACTAGCTCCAATCCTCCATAAATATGTCTgtaaaatgtttgtactaaatCATAACAGATAAtagtttcattaatattaaaaaaaatatgtaactgaGGATAAATAACATGTGAAAAATGAATATCTTGTCTATGACGTGAAATTACTCTTGAAGTAtccgcaaaacaaaaaatagtatgaatgaataaattactaattttcattaaaagtaacCAGCGGcaaacattgtatttttatcCAAAGTAATCACCAGAGTGATCAAACCATGCTGCAATAGATAGATATTAGCAAAGataaactttacttttattattaagaaataagaagtttcattatttctgtaactcattatttcaaaaacaaatttagacgAAGATACAGCATGATTTCTTCGAGgtgaaagtttaattaaaaggaaacgATGAAAAAAGTAATCgtcaaaaattagtattaatctttat
Encoded here:
- the LOC139426116 gene encoding jerky protein homolog-like, whose amino-acid sequence is MRQNNSEANSSQSQKSHALKIETAFLSKMRVEGEKCERVDCRQDSNQGPMCLKNQFKEGEEDFAASVGWLDRWKKRYGVRQLNICSEILSADTSAVQAFQKRIEDIILTEKLTPDQLYNCDETGLNFKMLPSKSLASKEENSAPAHKKRKERLTILACTNASGNHKMKLTVIGKSAKPRALKNITKEALPVHYPNQKSAWMNREIFKQWFSEHFVPETRKALGKKNLPCKAILFLDNAPSHPLKHVEQQTEATPAFEALADYLINKEK